Proteins from one Malania oleifera isolate guangnan ecotype guangnan chromosome 4, ASM2987363v1, whole genome shotgun sequence genomic window:
- the LOC131153200 gene encoding serine/threonine/tyrosine-protein kinase HT1 has translation MWASCFRDLRLWKPKNKPLTVRVPSSSKTHLNSDVESMERKRFDSLESWSMILDSENVESWEGGSREDLEEWMADLSQLFIGNKFASGAHSRIYRGIYKQRAVAVKMVKIPTQKEEARALLEQQFKSEVALLSRLFHPNIVQFIAACKKPPVYCIITEYMSQGTLRMYLNKKEPYSLSTETILRLALDISRGMEYLHSQGVIHRDLKSNNLLLNDDMRVKVADFGTSCLETQCRESKGNMGTYRWMAPEMIKEKPYTRKVDVYSFGIVLWELTTALLPFQGMTPVQAAYAVSEKNERPPLPSSCQPVLAHLIKRCWATNPSKRPDFCSIVSALEKYDECIKEGLPLTSHSGLITRNAIFERLKGCVSTSSSIPVYA, from the exons ATGTGGGCCTCGTGTTTTCGGGATCTTCGGCTCTGGAAGCCGAAGAACAAACCCTTAACAGTACGTGTACCTTCATCTTCGAAGACCCATTTGAATTCTGACGTGGAGAGCATGGAGAGGAAGAGATTTGACAGTTTGGAGTCGTGGTCGATGATATTGGATTCTGAGAATGTGGAGAGTTGGGAGGGGGGTTCGCGAGAGGACCTAGAGGAGTGGATGGCTGATCTTTCGCAGCTGTTTATTGGGAACAAATTTGCTTCGGGAGCTCACAGTCGGATTTACCGAGGGATTTACAAGCAGAGGGCGGTGGCTGTGAAGATGGTGAAGATTCCGACGCAGAAGGAGGAGGCTCGGGCTTTGCTTGAGCAACAATTCAAATCTGAAGTTGCTCTGCTTTCTCGTCTGTTTCATCCCAACATAGTGCAG TTTATTGCAGCTTGTAAAAAGCCCCCAGTGTACTGTATCATTACTGAGTACATGTCGCAAGGAACTCTGAGGATGTATCTCAACAAGAAAGAGCCATACTCACTCTCAACCGAAACAATATTGAGGTTAGCTCTTGACATATCCCGAGGAATGGAGTATCTTCATTCGCAAGGGGTGATCCACAGAGATCTTAAATCAAATAACTTGCTTTTAAATGATGATATGCGAGTTAAGGTGGCAGATTTTGGTACATCATGTCTAGAAACACAATGCCGGGAATCCAAAGGGAACATGGGAACTTACCGTTGGATGGCCCCAGAAATGATCAAGGAGAAACCATATACTCGGAAAGTTGATGTATATAGTTTTGGGATTGTGCTATGGGAACTCACAACAGCTTTGCTTCCCTTTCAAGGAATGACCCCTGTGCAGGCTGCTTATGCTGTATCGGAGAAG AATGAACGGCCTCCACTGCCTTCAAGTTGTCAGCCTGTGCTTGCTCACCTCATAAAGCGCTGCTGGGCAACAAACCCCTCAAAACGACCAGATTTCTGCAGCATAGTGTCAGCTCTGGAGAAGTATGACGAGTGCATTAAGGAGGGCCTTCCTCTTACTTCCCATTCCGGGTTGATCACCCGAAATGCTATTTTCGAACGCTTGAAGGGCTGTGTATCGACGAGCTCTTCTATACCTGTATATGCTTGA